TAGTTGCGTTTTAACTGGCTTCTGCAGAAAGGGGATGTTCATTGCAGTCAGCACTGCGGCCTGTTCCCCTTCCGGTACCAGTTCATCTGAAAGATGGCGGTGCCGGAGGCTGTTGTTGAGGTGGAATTCCCCCGACTTAAAACGCTTTCTTATCTGACGATAGAGCCAGAACTCATAGCGCCCGGCATTCAGGCCTGTGGGCTCGCCATCTTCACCAAACTCCAGCAGGTATGGACGCAGGCGTTCCGGTAATGTTTCCGGCGGACATTCCGCCAGTGGTCGCTGCAAAAGCGTCTGCTTTTTGCTGAACACCATTCTTAGCCAGCTCAGCGCCTCAGCCCAGGGGCTGTCCTGAACCACGCTGGTGAGGTCGAGTGACAGATATAATGGCCTCAAGTGACGCCGGATTAACGCCGTCATACCGTCAACGGCCTGCCACTGCAGCGCCAATTTGCTGACGGGTTTCACACTCATGCGTTGTGCGGTGGTTTTCAGCATCTCCCGGGGCATGATTTTCCAGGCCTGGCGGCGGACTTCGCCAAAGGTGGTGGGATCCGGAACGCTGTCATCAACATAAAGCGACAGCAGACGCCCGATTTTAGATGTTTCGCGCCGGTGTTTTTCCTGCACGTCAGCCATGAGTTTTTTGGCCACGCTGCGGCTCTCATCTTCAAGCTGTTTCATATGGAAAAACATCGCATCCACCAGGTTGTCGCTGAACTGGCGATAACGGATCCAGGCATAACACAGCAGATAAAGGCGGGTCTGCTCAGGCTTCAGATTGCGGAGATCGTAAACGGTATAGAAATTTGCCAGACTGGCGTAGTACAACAGATTTTGCTGAGAAATATTCAGCGCTGGCAGGATGTCGCAGGCCTTGCGATGCAGCGGTTCCAGGATGGCCCGTTTCTCCCGCTCATGGACCATCTGACGCCAGCCAAAGTCACGCGCATCCTGCCTGAGGACCGCAAGTCGGGAAAGGGTATCATCCCGTTCAATCAGTTTTTTTAGGTCAGCAATGGCGGCGTCATCAAGCTGTTCCATCAGAATACGTCCCAGCCGCTGCCTTTCATCAGAAAGAACCCGGCTCACCAGTTCCTGAAGTGTGGTGTAGCCGGGGCGGATGATTTTATGCGCGTTGAGCCAGATAATCAGCTCAGTGGCGACAAAGCCGGGGGTCACATCGCGGTGAACAATCCGAGCGGCCTGTTGTTCAAGCTGTGAAGACAGTGCTGATGACCATGGTCGGTAACCATACAGCGCGCAGATATTTTCCCGCTGAGCATAGCGCTCGTGCTTAGAAGGAGATTTGTCCGGAGGTGGCTCTCCCGGGAAATAACGGCTCAGAACAAACTTGCAGTCGTCCTGAACATCATCCCAGCCGAAGCGAAAAAACAGGTGTTTGGCTTTAAAGTAAGCGATTTGCAGAATGCAAAAGAGTTGAGCATGAAGCCCTTTACGATTGTTCACCAGTTCCAATTCAGATTCATCCAGAGCCAGAAACTCCAGCCGCTGTGCATCATCGAAATCAGGGATACCATATAATGCTTCCTGCTCGGCGTCCGAAAGAATACTGAGGAGTTTATTTTTATTGGCCATCCTTGATCCTTATGCATACCCCTTAAAAACGTAATTGTCACATTATCATTAAAATTACACCTTTACGTGTCATAATTTAAATGACGGGTAATGTGACATTCATTGACAGATTGTGACCTCAAAATCAGAGTGTCACATAATCGAACGTATATGTGATAGGAAATAGTATGTTAATTGGTTATATGCGGGTATCGAAGGCAGACGGGTCACAGACGACGGACTTGCAGCGCGATGCGCTCATCGCTGCTGGCACCAACACCGCACATATCTATGAGGATATGGCTTCGGGTAGGCGCGATGATCGCCCTGGATTGACTGCCTGCCTGAAAGCACTCCGCGAAGGAGACACTCTGATGGTATGGAAACTCGACCGTCTCGGTCGAGACCTACGCCATCTCATCAATACAGTACATGATCTGACTGTGCGTAGAGTTGGATTGAAAGTGTTGGCAGGACACGGCGCAGCGATCGATACGACGACTGCTGCCGGTAAGCTGGTCTTTGGTATTTTTGCGGCACTGGCTGAATTTGAGCGCGAGCTGATTTCCGAACGTACAGTTGCAGGGTTGGCTTCGGCCCGAGCTCGAGGTCGTAGCGGGGGGCGGCCATTTAAGATGACAACAGCCAAACTACGTTTGGCAATGGCGGCGGTGGGAAAACCGGAAACTAAGATAAATGAGCTATGTAAAGAACTTGGCATTACCCGTCAGACGTTGTACCGGCATATATCTCCGGATGGCCAATTACGAACTGATGGAATAAAACTACTCAGTAAGATATAAACTATTATTCCGGAATAGTCAGAAATTTCGGTGGCCCACAGATAAGGTATGGTAGTTAAAGAGATAACTATGTTAAATAAAAACAAATTAGCTGAAATATATAAAAAATTCGGTTTTACGCAAGAAAAAACTTATGATGACAATATAGGGTCGTGCCGCAGATTTAGTGGTAATGGTTAATTGTCAGATACCATCCGATGATCTTATCGTGCATTTCTTCTGATTTTGAGAAGCAGATAGTCTTGCGGGCTAACCGTTTGAGATGGGTTCGCAAGTTCAGATTATGTCGCTCTATCCTCTGGGTGTATTTCTTGCTGATAACATGACTGGTTGAGGACAATAAAGTGCGGTATACCGGCCAGGCATCGGTCATGTAGAAGGCAATGCTAAACTGGCTCAGCAAAACCAGAAGACGCTTTAATGTCAAAGCATTTCGCGGGCCAAATACATGGGCGATAACGCGCTTTCGGATGCGGTCATAGGCATAAAACAGCCAGCGTTGATTGCCTTTACAGCGGACATATGACCACTGCTCATCGGCTTCACAGCAGATAACCACCTCTGCGCTAGGCTCTACGTTTTGCGCTACCTGGTGCGGCGTAAGTTTTTTAGATGACGCAGAACGGTATTGAGGCTTATCCGTAGAACCCGTGCTGTATCGCGGCATCCGGAGCCGTTCATCGCCATATCAACGATGGCCTGATGGGTTTCGGGTTTAGCTCCGTTGTAGCGATAGCTGAGCTGGAAGGTCTTCAGGCATTGGTTACAGCGATAGAGCTGCGCCCCTGAGCCGGAGTGGCCGTTTCGGATAACCCCATGAGTTTCAGAACAGCGAGGACAAACCACATCAATCTTTGCCATCAATCATCCAAAGGGTAAAGAGTACACCAACACTAAGTTTGCGTCACGACCCATTTTTGGGCTAATGAATTTATTACTATTAACGGCTCATGCCACGTGAGCCTAGGAACGTGGATTGATTGACTTTTATTTTTATCGATTTCAACCAGCCGCATTAATTTAGTCTGGGGGAATAATTGAGTTGGCTCACTTGCGATGTTGCTCGCGCTTTAGGCGTCTCGCTCGATTCGATGAAACTTTACTCAGGTACTTAGGACAGCGCGTTCGGCGCAAAGGGAATGGATTAATGAAAACAACAATGCGTCTTTCGGCTATTGCACTGAGCATCATCGGTACGGGTTTTTTGACCGCGGCCTTTGCCGCACAGAATAGCGCCCCTTCAGGCTCTTCAACAACTCGCCTCTATGTCGTCCCGGCAGACAGTAGCCTTTACCAGTTAGCCCTGCAAAGCGGCATTACGGTGGCGGAGTTGCGCACCCTGAATAACGGTGGGCTTAACCGTCGGGAGGCGATGAAGGCCGGTGAAAGTCTGCTGTTGCCTGCGAATTCTCCACTGTTGCCGATAACAGATGAATCGGGTCTGTATGTGAATAACCTGCCGGAATTAGGTATGGGCAATGACCCATTACCGAAAGCCGATAAGGATGGTCGGATGCCCGCCTCCGCCATGGAAATGAAGGCCGCCGGGATGGCTCAGTCCGTAGGGGGGCAGGACTGGAACAACATGTCCGGCGACCAGGCACAAAATCACGCTGAAAGCTGGGCGAAAAACAAAGCCA
This genomic stretch from Yersinia hibernica harbors:
- a CDS encoding recombinase family protein, producing the protein MLIGYMRVSKADGSQTTDLQRDALIAAGTNTAHIYEDMASGRRDDRPGLTACLKALREGDTLMVWKLDRLGRDLRHLINTVHDLTVRRVGLKVLAGHGAAIDTTTAAGKLVFGIFAALAEFERELISERTVAGLASARARGRSGGRPFKMTTAKLRLAMAAVGKPETKINELCKELGITRQTLYRHISPDGQLRTDGIKLLSKI
- a CDS encoding IS1 family transposase (programmed frameshift), whose translation is MAKIDVVCPRCSETHGVIRNGHSGSGAQLYRCNQCLKTFQLSYRYNGAKPETHQAIVDMAMNGSGCRDTARVLRISLNTVLRHLKNFTPHQVAQNVEPSAEVVICCEADEQWSYVRCKGNQRWLFYAYDRIRKRVIAHVFGPRNALTLKRLLVLLSQFSIAFYMTDAWPVYRTLLSSTSHVISKKYTQRIERHNLNLRTHLKRLARKTICFSKSEEMHDKIIGWYLTINHYH